In Phoenix dactylifera cultivar Barhee BC4 unplaced genomic scaffold, palm_55x_up_171113_PBpolish2nd_filt_p 000691F, whole genome shotgun sequence, a single genomic region encodes these proteins:
- the LOC103696508 gene encoding uncharacterized protein At4g26450-like isoform X2 yields MQERHRSPAPRRISPESPVRGQRKFKPYSNYRNFQRRSFDGDQPKRCSDSPPQKTDVWIEAGRLAAEYLVSKGLLSPSLLPGQSPRKEDNKVLKEKERDSLVPESRTSAFARLGNAFPEVGHGRRRRNDDDHDRMGSRNYLRRRMGHYSRGQGSSWLRDNVRNARWIERSSRYSNSGDEDNDFAPHFHRSRWSGFDKGRGSAMRSPADEGYSRSDRISQLRSEKEDVDEIRSKVSSSRVKRDRSIVSRWDLNEGDDDGTTFNSVNADELKSDSSSDLKKKDIAVEDRPQRMDDNNLWNIISPLKVPKKPRSSVRLKSPKFDQVDQGPTTEAKITLGATAKEAFKVALEEDLDMNIINSSKCHEPVLSAIQSVQPAEESVKLQYESIERPSGLGTFRPIVDMREEVSFVQCSNETEGIKHQRHSSSSRIAQENEHSCLHGLSAKPSNPYDENLSLVKEMVDVAEPEKLEDPVLLSKNKSEVNVMLEEEKQLPHSSCRNFDLNIMETPEITEIPDDPTGDHLHTSLPALETEKKLPIYPGFLMGNTTNADYEHRQLVNNEKVMEVINVEDESPAEDNVCNHLKSNETIYSGLDNFLSHTAHVDLSGIQDGCSFSVSNYLATATLGHPSTQPNLSDLPTGMSPHDAVAIPVDDDPIYMSLEEIPFGILHT; encoded by the exons ATGCAAGAAAGACACCGAAGCCCGGCACCCCGGCGGATCTCGCCGGAGAGCCCCGTCAGGGGGCAGAGGAAGTTCAAACCCTATTCAAATTACCGAAATTTTCAGCGGAGAAGCTTTGATGGAGACCAGCCGAAGCGGTGCTCGGATTCCCCGCCCCAAAAGACTGATGTCTGGATCGAAGCTGGCCGGCTGGCGGCCGAATACTTGGTGTCTAAGGGCCTGCTGTCCCCGAGCTTGCTCCCGGGGCAATCGCCAAGAAAGGAGGATAACAAGGTAttgaaggagaaagaaagggaCTCTCTGGTGCCGGAGAGCAGGACTTCGGCATTTGCTCGGCTTGGGAATGCCTTCCCAGAAGTGGGCcatgggaggaggaggagaaatgatGATGACCATGACAGAATGGGATCAAGGAATTATTTGAGGAGGAGAATGGGGCACTATAGTAGAGGCCAAGGTTCAAGTTGGCTCCGAGACAATGTAAGGAATGCGCGATGGATAGAAAGATCTTCGAGATATTCTAATTCTGGGGATGAGGACAATGATTTTGCTCCTCACTTCCATAGGAGCCGGTGGAGCGGATTTGATAAAGGCAGAGGCAGTGCGATGAGATCACCTGCAGATGAAGGATACTCCAGAAGTGATCGCATAAGCCAATTGAGATCAGAAAAGGAGGATGTTGATGAAATCAGATCGAAAGTGAGTTCCTCTAGAGTCAAGAGAGATCGTTCAATTGTGTCTAGGTGGGATTTGAATGAAGGGGATGATGATGGTACAACATTTAATTCAGTAAATGCTGATGAATTGAAGAGCGATTCAAGCTCCGATTTGAAGAAGAAAGATATAGCAGTGGAAGATCGACCACAAAGAATGGATGATAATAATTTGTGGAACATAATCAGCCCATTGAAAGTGCCCAAGAAACCCCGATCATCCGTGCGACTGAAAAGCCCAAAATTTGATCAAGTTGATCAAGGACCCACCACCGAGGCAAAGATTACTTTAGGAGCTACTGCCAAAGAAGCCTTCAAGGTGGCCCTGGAAGAAGATTTGGATATGAATATAATTAACAGCTCAAAATGCCATGAACCCGTCCTTTCTGCTATTCAATCTGTCCAGCCTGCGGAGGAATCTGTGAAACTGCAATATGAATCAATTGAGAGGCCATCAGGTTTAGGGACATTTAGACCAATTGTCGATATGAGAGAGGAGGTAAGTTTTGTACAGTGCAGCAACGAAACAGAGGGAATCAAGCATCAAAGACACTCATCTTCTTCCAGGATAGCTCAGGAGAATGAGCACTCTTGCTTGCATGGCTTAAGTGCGAAACCGTCAAACCCATATGATGAGAACCTCTCACTGGTAAAAGAAATGGTTGATGTAGCAGAGCCAGAGAAGTTGGAAGATCCTGTTTTATTGTCAAAAAATAAATCTGAAGTTAATGTTATGCTTGAAGAAGAGAAGCAGCTTCCGCACAGTTCATGTAGAAACTTTGATCTTAACATTATGGAAACTCCTGAAATAACTGAGATTCCTGATGATCCTACTGGTGACCATCTCCATACTTCTCTCCCTGCTTTGGAGACTGAAAAGAAACTACCCATATATCCTGGCTTTTTGATGGGTAACACTACCAATGCCGATTATGAACACAGGCAACTTGTCAACAATGAAAAAGTAATGGAAGTCATTAATGTGGAGGATGAGTCCCCAGCAGAGGACAATGTCTGCAATCATTTAAAATCTAA TGAGACAATTTATTCAGGCCTGGATAACTTTCTGAGCCACACAGCGCATGTGGATCTTTCTGGCATTCAGGATGGTTGTTCCTTTTCGGTTTCTAATTATCTTGCAACTGCTACCTTGGGGCATCCATCGACACAGCCAAACCTTAGTGACCTGCCAACAGGAATGAGTCCTCATGATGCAGTG GCAATTCctgttgatgatgatccaataTATATGTCGCTTGAAGAAATCCCATTTG GAATCTTACATACATGA
- the LOC103696508 gene encoding uncharacterized protein At4g26450-like isoform X1, producing MQERHRSPAPRRISPESPVRGQRKFKPYSNYRNFQRRSFDGDQPKRCSDSPPQKTDVWIEAGRLAAEYLVSKGLLSPSLLPGQSPRKEDNKVLKEKERDSLVPESRTSAFARLGNAFPEVGHGRRRRNDDDHDRMGSRNYLRRRMGHYSRGQGSSWLRDNVRNARWIERSSRYSNSGDEDNDFAPHFHRSRWSGFDKGRGSAMRSPADEGYSRSDRISQLRSEKEDVDEIRSKVSSSRVKRDRSIVSRWDLNEGDDDGTTFNSVNADELKSDSSSDLKKKDIAVEDRPQRMDDNNLWNIISPLKVPKKPRSSVRLKSPKFDQVDQGPTTEAKITLGATAKEAFKVALEEDLDMNIINSSKCHEPVLSAIQSVQPAEESVKLQYESIERPSGLGTFRPIVDMREEVSFVQCSNETEGIKHQRHSSSSRIAQENEHSCLHGLSAKPSNPYDENLSLVKEMVDVAEPEKLEDPVLLSKNKSEVNVMLEEEKQLPHSSCRNFDLNIMETPEITEIPDDPTGDHLHTSLPALETEKKLPIYPGFLMGNTTNADYEHRQLVNNEKVMEVINVEDESPAEDNVCNHLKSNETIYSGLDNFLSHTAHVDLSGIQDGCSFSVSNYLATATLGHPSTQPNLSDLPTGMSPHDAVAIPVDDDPIYMSLEEIPFGYVGALD from the exons ATGCAAGAAAGACACCGAAGCCCGGCACCCCGGCGGATCTCGCCGGAGAGCCCCGTCAGGGGGCAGAGGAAGTTCAAACCCTATTCAAATTACCGAAATTTTCAGCGGAGAAGCTTTGATGGAGACCAGCCGAAGCGGTGCTCGGATTCCCCGCCCCAAAAGACTGATGTCTGGATCGAAGCTGGCCGGCTGGCGGCCGAATACTTGGTGTCTAAGGGCCTGCTGTCCCCGAGCTTGCTCCCGGGGCAATCGCCAAGAAAGGAGGATAACAAGGTAttgaaggagaaagaaagggaCTCTCTGGTGCCGGAGAGCAGGACTTCGGCATTTGCTCGGCTTGGGAATGCCTTCCCAGAAGTGGGCcatgggaggaggaggagaaatgatGATGACCATGACAGAATGGGATCAAGGAATTATTTGAGGAGGAGAATGGGGCACTATAGTAGAGGCCAAGGTTCAAGTTGGCTCCGAGACAATGTAAGGAATGCGCGATGGATAGAAAGATCTTCGAGATATTCTAATTCTGGGGATGAGGACAATGATTTTGCTCCTCACTTCCATAGGAGCCGGTGGAGCGGATTTGATAAAGGCAGAGGCAGTGCGATGAGATCACCTGCAGATGAAGGATACTCCAGAAGTGATCGCATAAGCCAATTGAGATCAGAAAAGGAGGATGTTGATGAAATCAGATCGAAAGTGAGTTCCTCTAGAGTCAAGAGAGATCGTTCAATTGTGTCTAGGTGGGATTTGAATGAAGGGGATGATGATGGTACAACATTTAATTCAGTAAATGCTGATGAATTGAAGAGCGATTCAAGCTCCGATTTGAAGAAGAAAGATATAGCAGTGGAAGATCGACCACAAAGAATGGATGATAATAATTTGTGGAACATAATCAGCCCATTGAAAGTGCCCAAGAAACCCCGATCATCCGTGCGACTGAAAAGCCCAAAATTTGATCAAGTTGATCAAGGACCCACCACCGAGGCAAAGATTACTTTAGGAGCTACTGCCAAAGAAGCCTTCAAGGTGGCCCTGGAAGAAGATTTGGATATGAATATAATTAACAGCTCAAAATGCCATGAACCCGTCCTTTCTGCTATTCAATCTGTCCAGCCTGCGGAGGAATCTGTGAAACTGCAATATGAATCAATTGAGAGGCCATCAGGTTTAGGGACATTTAGACCAATTGTCGATATGAGAGAGGAGGTAAGTTTTGTACAGTGCAGCAACGAAACAGAGGGAATCAAGCATCAAAGACACTCATCTTCTTCCAGGATAGCTCAGGAGAATGAGCACTCTTGCTTGCATGGCTTAAGTGCGAAACCGTCAAACCCATATGATGAGAACCTCTCACTGGTAAAAGAAATGGTTGATGTAGCAGAGCCAGAGAAGTTGGAAGATCCTGTTTTATTGTCAAAAAATAAATCTGAAGTTAATGTTATGCTTGAAGAAGAGAAGCAGCTTCCGCACAGTTCATGTAGAAACTTTGATCTTAACATTATGGAAACTCCTGAAATAACTGAGATTCCTGATGATCCTACTGGTGACCATCTCCATACTTCTCTCCCTGCTTTGGAGACTGAAAAGAAACTACCCATATATCCTGGCTTTTTGATGGGTAACACTACCAATGCCGATTATGAACACAGGCAACTTGTCAACAATGAAAAAGTAATGGAAGTCATTAATGTGGAGGATGAGTCCCCAGCAGAGGACAATGTCTGCAATCATTTAAAATCTAA TGAGACAATTTATTCAGGCCTGGATAACTTTCTGAGCCACACAGCGCATGTGGATCTTTCTGGCATTCAGGATGGTTGTTCCTTTTCGGTTTCTAATTATCTTGCAACTGCTACCTTGGGGCATCCATCGACACAGCCAAACCTTAGTGACCTGCCAACAGGAATGAGTCCTCATGATGCAGTG GCAATTCctgttgatgatgatccaataTATATGTCGCTTGAAGAAATCCCATTTG GCTATGTGGGAGCATTAGATTAG